GGAAAACGATGATCATCGGAATAATGCCTGCCGTGGCAGCGGCCATCATGCCGTTGTAATCTACATTGTTCTCCAGAATAAAGTTCTGCAGTCCGAGCGGAACGGTGTACAAGTCTTTGTCGATCAGGAACACGAGCGCATTCTCATAGTCATTCCAGTGCCAGGAGAAATCGATGATCGCCAGGGTAGCCAGTGCAGGCTTTGCCAAGGGCAGAATCAGCCTGAAGAATATGCGCAGGTGACCGGCACCATCGATGAACGCCGCTTCCGAGATCTCTGAAGGCACGGACAGGAAGAATTGCCGCAGCATAAACACCCCAAAGATCGTGAACATTCCAGGCAGGATCAATGCCCAATGTGTGTTATATATGCCGACCCACTCAAACATCAGAAACTTCGGTACAAAGAGCACCTGCGGAGGCACCATCATCATCGAGAGATAGATCAGGAACAGCGTCTCCCGACCTTTGAATTGAATCCGTGCGAAGCCATAGGCTGCAAAAGCTGAGAGAAATACAGCTCCGACCGTGCTAATTAGTGATATTTTCAACGAGTTCAGATAATATGTCGCAAAAGTATCCGCTCCGCTCCAGACCTTGATATGATGCTCCCAGTTCAGGCTGGAGGGTATCCACTGGATGGGATAGGTGAATACGTCCGCAGGAGATTTGAACGATGTGCTGATCATCCAGATGAACGGCATAATCATCAGCAAGGCAAAACCGGACATCAGAAGTGTCAGTATGATTTTTCGAATCTGCGTTAAGGACTCCATGCGGACTTTAACTTTAGGTGAATGCGGAGCTGTGGGCTTTGCGCTCGTGGCATTTCGTTTTTCCATAACGATCCCTCCCCTCCTTAGTAGTGAACCCAACGTTTCTGACCAAGCCACTGCAGAACGGTGAAGACCATAATGATGGCAAAGAGCGCCCAGCTAATGGCAGCAGCGTATCCCATCTCGTAGTAGCGGAAGGCATTCTGGTAGATAAACAGCGACAGGACGGTTGTACTGTTCCCCGGCCCACCCTGGGTAATCGCTTGAATGATACCAAAGTTCTTGATGGTCATAATCAGCCCGGTAATCAGCAGCAAAAAGGTAGTCGGGCTCACAAGCGGCCAGATCACTTGGCGTATCGTCTGCCAAGGACGGGCTCCATCAATCCGTGCAGCCTCAACCAATTCCTCCGGGATTTCCTGCAAGGCGGCCAGATAAATAATCATGTTGTAACCCAGCATGAACCAGATCCAGATGATATCAATCGCATACATGGACCATTCAGTTGTTGATAACCAGCCCGGTGGGTTCGTTATACCAATCCCGCGCAAGAAACCGTTAATCGGCCCCGACGTTGGCTGGAACAGCAGCATCCAGACAAAAGCG
The nucleotide sequence above comes from Paenibacillus sp. W2I17. Encoded proteins:
- a CDS encoding carbohydrate ABC transporter permease, which gives rise to MEKRNATSAKPTAPHSPKVKVRMESLTQIRKIILTLLMSGFALLMIMPFIWMISTSFKSPADVFTYPIQWIPSSLNWEHHIKVWSGADTFATYYLNSLKISLISTVGAVFLSAFAAYGFARIQFKGRETLFLIYLSMMMVPPQVLFVPKFLMFEWVGIYNTHWALILPGMFTIFGVFMLRQFFLSVPSEISEAAFIDGAGHLRIFFRLILPLAKPALATLAIIDFSWHWNDYENALVFLIDKDLYTVPLGLQNFILENNVDYNGMMAAATAGIIPMIIVFLVGQHYIIQGVAGSAVKG
- a CDS encoding carbohydrate ABC transporter permease, with amino-acid sequence MHKSWMKRQSRLGYLFIGPNMIGVLLFFIIPAVYSFYLMFTDYKFMSPETNFVGLDNIRRMLNDDLFGVALRNTFVFLLAVPVSMGLAFIVAVALNKSVYWQKTLRALYFMPYITSGVAIAFVWMLLFQPTSGPINGFLRGIGITNPPGWLSTTEWSMYAIDIIWIWFMLGYNMIIYLAALQEIPEELVEAARIDGARPWQTIRQVIWPLVSPTTFLLLITGLIMTIKNFGIIQAITQGGPGNSTTVLSLFIYQNAFRYYEMGYAAAISWALFAIIMVFTVLQWLGQKRWVHY